A window of Halopelagius inordinatus genomic DNA:
TTTCGACGCCGACGGTGCCGTGGAGTTCGACGCGGTCTATCTTCGGGATGGCGTCGAACAACTGCGAGAGCGACGCCCGGTTCCCCGTCTCGCCGATCTCGTACAGGAGGTCGGTGACGACCCACTTCGCGAAGCCGTACTCGGTGCTCTCGTGGAGGAACTTCTCGTACGGTTCGCCGTCGACGCCGAGTCCCTCGGTGTCGAACGTCGTGTGGTGTTCGAGTCTGAGGTTGTCGTTGACCTCCTCGCGGGTCACCTCGCCCCTGTGGGCGCGTTCGAGCGTCGCCTCTCCCTTCCGGTCGTAGCGGACGAACAGGTTCGTCCCCGAAAGCGCCTCCCTCGGCGGCATCGACTCCTCGGCGACGAATCCGCCGGAGGCCGCTTCGAGTCGGGTCGAGAGACGTTCGACTTCGGCTTCGAGTTCCTCGACTTGCGCTTCGAGCGTCTCGGCCCGTTCGCGTTGCTCGTCGCGTTCGGCGCGCAGTTCGTCGCGTTCGGCTTCGAGTTTCTCTCGCTGCGTCTGGAGCGTCTCCAGTCTATTTTTCAGTTTCTCGACAGATTTGCGTGCGGGTCCCTCCGAACGCTCCGCCGGAGGCGACTTCGTCGTCGCGTCCTCCGCAGACTTCGAGGAGGTATCGGATGACGAACCCGACCCCGAACTGCGAGAACGCGAGACGGACTGTCTGTCCGGTCGCTTCCGCTTCTGTGCGGCCTGCTGTGACTCCGTTTTCGGCCGCGCGCGCGCCGTCGCCGCCGCGCCCGACCCTCCGTTCGCCGGACCCGACTCGGAGGGGTCTAAAGACGGGATAGAGCGCGCCTCGCGCCACTTCTCCTCCGCGGAGAACGGGTCTTTGTCCGAACCGCCGTCGTCGCTCTCACCGTCGTCGCCGTCCTCGCGGCCGCTACCGCTCTCGTCGTTCGACTCACCCCGCCGTCGCGCCCGTTCGGCGGCGCGCCGCCGTTTCACGCCGTCGTCGCTCTCGGTCGCCCGTCCGCCCGACTCGCGTGCTGTGTCCGCCGTCGCGTCCGCACTCGACGTCTCCGCCTCCTGTGCGTCGTCCGCCTCCGCCGTCGCGGCGTCCGCCGTCTCCACCGCGTCCGTCGCGTCCGGCGTCGGGGGTTCGGCGTCGGCGGCGACGGCGTCCGACGACTCCTCGGCCGTCGGATTCGGGTCGTCGTGGGGGTCCGTCCGACGGGCCGCC
This region includes:
- a CDS encoding DUF7527 domain-containing protein yields the protein MDSQIIDAVTEWDAVSVDGGYEGLHRLADRDFSGAVSTGTTWAFVLNGRVIGVFDGGIEDFEDAELTAYRAPDMSLPILFAMMETGGETRAKYYTNETPLADADSTLSAGGFTGYVELSENVLSGDYYIVYHGGKSMSAAFVGSSRRLVTGEEAFETANDEVGIYEVRDVDVDIVELPEIESESEEESAEEPPSDPVSAADAEPDDVAEGPSAARRTDPHDDPNPTAEESSDAVAADAEPPTPDATDAVETADAATAEADDAQEAETSSADATADTARESGGRATESDDGVKRRRAAERARRRGESNDESGSGREDGDDGESDDGGSDKDPFSAEEKWREARSIPSLDPSESGPANGGSGAAATARARPKTESQQAAQKRKRPDRQSVSRSRSSGSGSSSDTSSKSAEDATTKSPPAERSEGPARKSVEKLKNRLETLQTQREKLEAERDELRAERDEQRERAETLEAQVEELEAEVERLSTRLEAASGGFVAEESMPPREALSGTNLFVRYDRKGEATLERAHRGEVTREEVNDNLRLEHHTTFDTEGLGVDGEPYEKFLHESTEYGFAKWVVTDLLYEIGETGNRASLSQLFDAIPKIDRVELHGTVGVETEDGVEQREFDVIFRDQMGDALFVADMNTSRNATTQAMVGSLIGNARTVAEGDDAFSTAFYVTESFFDPEALEAVSEETGGGFLSRSKRKSFVKLSRKQGFHLCLVEARNNEFHVNVPDL